A genomic window from Litoreibacter janthinus includes:
- a CDS encoding FliM/FliN family flagellar motor C-terminal domain-containing protein, whose amino-acid sequence MTGPNTALALMVRPRKPTRGTSHILLEDIADTLFRGPAKTTQGIDLLVKAAEAQCFSQANAVACIPDVAVPHLLEGPDGATGLIVFDGILVDALIEQQTLGRISAAPRVDRPVTAIDAALSTAFASAVVAKLAQVCADRRDASALAGFSCGAPQTDRAALSLALSDRAYDVLQLSVDLGPGIKSGRALLMFPAVVTVAQPKPKRVNPAMVAILQDSPLKLEAFLPSIRLPVSTLLGLETDSVISLPNDILTRAQLRDSRNTTLGKGRLGQLNGRRALRLETPHADRGKLPVSAASDLHIDDLAATGADALLCDDAKLAPSEASLNEREMPSSEPKELTEQPH is encoded by the coding sequence GTGACCGGACCCAATACCGCCTTGGCGCTGATGGTGCGCCCAAGAAAACCGACACGCGGCACGAGCCACATTCTGTTGGAGGATATCGCGGACACCTTGTTCCGTGGTCCGGCCAAGACAACTCAGGGCATAGATCTTTTGGTGAAGGCGGCTGAGGCGCAGTGCTTTTCTCAGGCCAACGCCGTTGCATGCATCCCCGATGTCGCGGTGCCCCATCTGTTAGAAGGGCCTGACGGAGCGACAGGGTTGATCGTTTTCGATGGTATTCTGGTCGACGCTTTAATCGAGCAGCAGACCTTGGGGCGCATTTCGGCAGCGCCACGTGTGGATCGTCCGGTGACGGCAATCGACGCGGCGTTGAGCACTGCGTTCGCGTCTGCAGTGGTCGCCAAACTGGCGCAGGTTTGCGCTGACCGCAGAGACGCCAGTGCGTTGGCAGGATTTTCTTGCGGCGCACCGCAAACCGACCGTGCTGCGCTTAGTCTGGCGTTGTCGGACAGGGCGTATGATGTGTTGCAACTTTCTGTCGACTTGGGACCCGGTATCAAGTCAGGGCGGGCGCTTTTGATGTTTCCCGCGGTGGTGACCGTCGCGCAGCCAAAGCCGAAAAGGGTAAACCCTGCAATGGTTGCGATCCTTCAGGATAGCCCGCTTAAACTGGAGGCATTCTTGCCGTCAATTCGACTGCCGGTTTCAACGCTATTGGGATTGGAAACGGACTCGGTAATTTCCCTGCCCAACGATATTCTGACTCGCGCTCAACTGCGCGACAGCCGCAACACGACTTTGGGCAAAGGGCGCTTGGGCCAGTTGAATGGACGACGAGCGTTGCGTCTGGAAACGCCTCATGCGGATCGGGGTAAACTTCCCGTCAGCGCGGCTTCCGATCTGCACATTGATGATTTGGCTGCGACTGGGGCTGATGCTTTGCTTTGCGACGACGCTAAATTAGCGCCAAGCGAAGCGAGCCTGAACGAGCGGGAGATGCCTTCCTCTGAGCCCAAGGAATTGACAGAACAGCCTCACTAG
- a CDS encoding ATP-binding protein, translating into MVSFNVLITVAVIYTMVLFGVAFYADQRAQRGPSRWLRSPWTYTLSLSVYCTAWTFYGAVGNAARSGLEYLTIYLGPTVVFLAWWWLLRKLVRIGKAERITSIADMISSRYGKSPAIAVIVTVLAIAGTTPYIALQLQSVTLSVAVFSEFPVSAGGGSDLNATAFWLSAGLALFTIFFGTRNLDANERHHGVVTAIALEAIVKLVALLAVGIFVVWGASGGLADTLRAIEASPVARWQPSPSRWTSMIFVSAAAVICLPRMFQVLVVENSDERHLRTAAWAFPAYLMAMSLFVLPIAVVGLAVMPEGSNPDLFVLTLPLELGQEGLALLAFLGGFSSATSMVIVASIALATMVSNHIVVPIWLNTRSTGASMFGDMRQVVLLSRRVSIAAVLGLGYTYYRTTGGSAALSAIGLVSFAGVAQVIPALLGGLFWRGATRRGAIAGLVVGFGLWVYTLFMPAIGVFPAAMLLEGPFGAGLLRPQALAGLTGMDPLVHSIFWSISLNTLSFVIVSLVSFPTPMERLQGAGFVNVFERGDGAVAPSGGQAETEDFLVMAQRLLGAREAQTLFQREATRQGKAGYLPDPTPDFISLLERELAGSVGGATAHAMIAQINGQASISVRDLLAVADESAQMLEYSSQLETQSRELEQTARKLREANAKLTALSVQKDAFLSQVSHELRTPMTSIRSFSEFLMEGGMDEQAQGRYAGIIHEESIRLTRLLDDLLDLSVLESGQIVLNRQSAVLRDLLDRAVSSAGLETLKPDSLKVLRSGEGEEAFLETDTDRLTQVFINLISNAQKYCVAEAPQLRIAVSKTQGSLDIDFIDNGQGIAPKDASVIFEKFARLSDQASAGSAGLGLAISREIMHRLGGTLDYLPGQGGAAFRVHLPLSVAVRTD; encoded by the coding sequence ATGGTGAGCTTCAACGTCCTCATCACGGTCGCCGTGATTTACACCATGGTGCTGTTCGGGGTGGCGTTCTACGCGGATCAGCGGGCGCAGCGCGGGCCGTCACGGTGGCTGCGATCTCCTTGGACCTACACGCTTTCGCTAAGCGTGTATTGCACCGCGTGGACGTTTTATGGCGCGGTCGGCAACGCCGCGCGGTCAGGTTTGGAATATTTAACCATCTATTTGGGCCCCACCGTGGTGTTTCTGGCATGGTGGTGGTTGCTGCGAAAGCTGGTGCGGATTGGCAAAGCAGAGCGAATTACCTCGATCGCCGACATGATTTCCAGCCGCTACGGCAAATCCCCAGCTATCGCAGTCATAGTAACCGTGCTCGCCATCGCGGGAACGACGCCTTATATCGCGCTGCAATTGCAGTCCGTGACATTGTCCGTGGCCGTATTTTCGGAATTTCCCGTGTCAGCCGGCGGCGGCTCCGATCTGAATGCTACCGCGTTCTGGCTGTCTGCGGGCTTGGCGTTGTTCACCATTTTCTTCGGTACGCGCAACCTAGACGCGAATGAGCGACACCACGGTGTGGTGACCGCCATCGCGCTGGAAGCCATCGTGAAGCTGGTGGCGCTGCTGGCGGTCGGGATTTTTGTGGTCTGGGGGGCGTCCGGGGGGCTGGCGGATACGCTGCGCGCGATTGAGGCTAGCCCTGTTGCGCGTTGGCAGCCCAGCCCAAGCCGCTGGACGTCGATGATTTTCGTATCGGCGGCGGCGGTGATCTGCTTGCCGCGGATGTTTCAGGTTCTGGTGGTCGAGAACTCGGACGAGCGGCATTTGCGAACCGCTGCATGGGCCTTTCCCGCCTACTTGATGGCGATGAGCCTCTTCGTGCTGCCCATCGCTGTTGTCGGGCTTGCCGTTATGCCCGAAGGTTCCAACCCTGACTTGTTCGTTCTGACCCTTCCGTTGGAATTGGGCCAAGAGGGGTTGGCACTACTGGCATTTTTGGGCGGGTTCTCCTCGGCAACGTCCATGGTGATCGTCGCCTCCATCGCGCTTGCGACGATGGTGTCGAACCATATCGTTGTGCCTATCTGGCTGAACACCCGCTCTACCGGCGCATCGATGTTTGGGGATATGCGTCAGGTGGTGTTGTTGTCGCGGCGCGTCTCAATCGCAGCGGTTTTGGGGCTGGGCTACACCTATTACCGCACCACAGGTGGTTCTGCCGCGCTGTCCGCGATCGGTCTGGTGAGTTTTGCGGGCGTGGCGCAGGTTATTCCAGCCCTGCTTGGCGGATTGTTCTGGCGCGGTGCGACCCGCCGCGGCGCGATTGCGGGGCTGGTCGTCGGGTTCGGGCTGTGGGTTTACACGCTATTCATGCCCGCGATCGGTGTGTTCCCTGCCGCGATGTTGTTGGAAGGTCCGTTTGGTGCGGGCTTGCTGCGGCCTCAGGCCTTGGCGGGGCTAACCGGGATGGACCCGCTGGTCCACTCCATTTTCTGGTCCATCTCGCTTAATACATTGTCGTTTGTCATCGTATCGCTCGTGTCTTTCCCGACGCCGATGGAGCGTCTTCAGGGTGCGGGCTTTGTGAACGTGTTCGAACGCGGGGACGGTGCAGTTGCCCCGTCCGGCGGCCAAGCCGAGACAGAAGATTTTCTGGTGATGGCGCAGCGCTTGCTGGGTGCGCGAGAGGCACAGACATTGTTTCAACGCGAAGCCACACGTCAGGGAAAGGCCGGTTACTTGCCAGATCCGACGCCGGATTTCATATCTCTGCTGGAACGCGAGCTGGCAGGCTCGGTTGGTGGGGCAACGGCACATGCGATGATCGCCCAGATCAACGGGCAAGCCTCGATTTCGGTGCGTGACCTTCTGGCGGTGGCCGACGAGAGTGCGCAGATGCTGGAATATTCCAGCCAGCTCGAGACCCAGTCGCGCGAGCTGGAGCAAACCGCCCGCAAGCTTAGGGAAGCCAACGCCAAACTCACGGCACTATCTGTTCAAAAGGACGCCTTTCTGAGCCAAGTCAGCCACGAGTTGCGCACGCCGATGACGTCAATCCGGTCGTTCTCCGAATTCCTGATGGAAGGCGGCATGGATGAGCAAGCACAGGGTCGCTATGCCGGTATCATTCATGAGGAAAGCATCCGCCTGACCCGCTTGCTCGATGACTTGCTGGACCTGAGTGTTTTGGAAAGCGGCCAGATCGTGCTGAACCGACAATCTGCCGTTTTACGCGATCTTTTGGACCGCGCCGTCTCGTCAGCGGGGTTGGAGACTTTGAAGCCTGATTCTCTGAAAGTTCTACGCAGCGGCGAGGGTGAGGAGGCATTTCTGGAAACCGACACCGACCGGCTGACGCAGGTGTTTATTAATCTGATTTCCAACGCGCAAAAATACTGCGTGGCCGAAGCGCCGCAGTTGCGGATCGCCGTGTCCAAAACGCAAGGCAGCTTGGATATCGACTTTATCGACAACGGTCAGGGGATCGCGCCCAAAGATGCGTCTGTGATCTTCGAGAAATTCGCCCGCCTGAGCGATCAGGCCTCTGCGGGAAGTGCGGGGTTGGGGTTGGCCATCAGCCGCGAGATTATGCACCGGTTGGGCGGAACGCTGGATTACTTGCCAGGGCAGGGTGGCGCTGCGTTTCGGGTGCACCTGCCGCTTTCGGTCGCAGTACGCACCGACTGA
- a CDS encoding response regulator transcription factor has protein sequence MSKSVLLVEDEPNIIEAISFLLERDGWTVRIHSEGADAVDAVARVKPDVLVLDVMLPGRSGFDILRDLRNAAETKNLPILMLTARGQTKDRELAESYGVSHFMTKPFSNEEMLGKVRELYAASAPKA, from the coding sequence ATGTCGAAGTCCGTTTTGCTCGTCGAAGATGAGCCGAACATCATTGAGGCCATAAGCTTCCTTCTGGAACGTGACGGCTGGACGGTGCGCATTCATTCGGAGGGGGCTGACGCAGTTGACGCTGTTGCGCGGGTCAAACCGGATGTGCTGGTGCTGGATGTGATGCTCCCCGGTCGCAGCGGTTTCGACATCTTGCGAGACTTGCGCAACGCGGCCGAGACCAAGAACCTTCCTATTTTGATGCTCACAGCGCGTGGGCAAACCAAAGACAGGGAACTGGCGGAAAGCTACGGAGTGAGCCATTTCATGACCAAGCCGTTTTCGAATGAAGAGATGCTTGGCAAAGTGCGCGAACTCTACGCCGCATCCGCGCCGAAGGCCTAA
- a CDS encoding short-chain fatty acyl-CoA regulator family protein, protein MPKSALTGSRIREHRLMRGYKQADLARQIGISASYLNLIEHNRRRIGGKTLLALSEVLGIDPSTLSQGAERAVVTELQDAAATDTNTAVELDQIDDLVARFPGWAAKITAQHRRLRALEQTVGGLNDRLTHDPVLSEKMHEVLSTVSAIRSTASILVATPDLGTEWQARFYSNIDTESRRLAESSASMAAHLDHLSRRDTGSATPLEAVFAAFDARGHHLVELEQGGDPESLTAQMPELDSAEARSLALHYFGVYLADVQAMPLEVFEAAAHEVRFDPAALAVQFGVPLQAAFRRLASLQRSATIPDIGLVSCDASGALLVRKSPSGLALPWFGAGCPLWPLYAALNAPGVPIRRNIESEDGTQFTAMALAHPAGPLRFDRAPVYQSIMLLVAHDRNASGTPLSVGSSCRVCARDGCDARREPTVLTRGLNNGVLTSGGNPV, encoded by the coding sequence ATGCCAAAATCTGCCCTGACCGGCTCCAGAATTCGCGAACACCGACTGATGCGGGGCTATAAGCAGGCCGACTTGGCCCGCCAGATCGGAATCTCCGCCAGCTATCTCAATCTAATCGAGCACAACCGCCGAAGAATCGGCGGCAAAACCCTGCTCGCCCTGTCGGAAGTGCTGGGAATTGACCCCTCTACCCTGAGCCAAGGAGCCGAGCGCGCGGTGGTGACGGAGCTTCAAGACGCTGCTGCCACGGATACAAATACAGCAGTGGAGCTTGACCAGATCGACGATCTTGTGGCGCGCTTTCCGGGGTGGGCGGCAAAGATTACCGCCCAACACCGTCGCCTGCGGGCACTGGAACAAACCGTGGGTGGGTTGAACGACCGCCTGACCCATGACCCAGTGCTGTCTGAAAAAATGCACGAGGTTCTGTCGACAGTGTCGGCGATCCGCTCCACCGCGTCGATCCTTGTTGCGACGCCGGACCTCGGGACCGAGTGGCAGGCGCGGTTCTACTCTAACATTGACACCGAAAGCCGACGGCTCGCGGAAAGTTCGGCGTCGATGGCGGCGCATCTGGATCATCTATCGCGCCGCGACACGGGGAGTGCCACCCCGCTGGAGGCGGTCTTCGCCGCGTTTGACGCACGGGGGCATCATTTGGTGGAACTCGAACAAGGCGGGGATCCCGAAAGCCTCACCGCCCAGATGCCAGAGCTCGACAGCGCAGAGGCCAGATCGTTGGCTTTGCATTACTTCGGGGTTTACCTCGCAGACGTTCAGGCGATGCCGCTGGAAGTCTTCGAGGCTGCTGCGCATGAAGTGCGATTTGATCCCGCAGCGTTGGCGGTGCAGTTTGGTGTGCCATTGCAAGCGGCCTTCCGCCGCCTCGCGAGCCTTCAGCGGAGTGCAACCATTCCCGACATCGGTTTGGTCAGCTGCGATGCTTCTGGGGCCTTGCTGGTGCGCAAATCGCCATCGGGACTGGCCTTACCCTGGTTTGGGGCAGGGTGCCCGCTTTGGCCCTTATATGCTGCGTTGAATGCGCCGGGCGTGCCGATCCGACGGAACATCGAAAGCGAGGACGGCACGCAGTTCACCGCGATGGCTTTGGCGCATCCGGCGGGGCCGCTCCGCTTTGATCGCGCCCCGGTCTACCAGTCCATCATGTTGCTGGTCGCGCACGATCGAAACGCGTCGGGCACGCCCCTTTCCGTGGGCAGTTCTTGTCGCGTTTGTGCCCGAGACGGGTGCGATGCCCGTCGAGAACCGACCGTTTTGACGCGTGGTTTAAACAACGGCGTTTTGACAAGCGGTGGAAATCCCGTCTAA
- a CDS encoding substrate-binding protein yields the protein MSKSNFTRRGLLKTSAMAGGALAMPTIYDGSVWADAHSGYLNAPTGSTVTLGFNVPQSGPYADEGADELRAYELAVEHLNGGGDGGMMNTFSSKALKGNGILGKKVEFVTGDTQTKSDAARASAKSMIEKDGAIMITGGSSSGVAVAVQGLCQEAGVIFMAGLTHSNDTTGKDKKANGFRHFFNGYMSAAALAPVLKARYGTDRTAYHLTADYTWGWTQQESIQAATEAMGWKTANNVLTPLATTDFSSYVAPVLNSGADVLVLNHYGGNMVNSLTSAVQFGLREKQVNGKNFEIVVPLYSRLMAKGAGENVKGIFGSTNWHWSLTDEGSKAFVKSFGEKYGFPPSQAAHTCYVQTMLYADAAERAGTFNPCGIVEALEGFKFDGLGNGATEYRAEDHQCFKDVLVVKGKDNPTSEFDLLEIVEITPRAQVEYAVDHPMFAGGDLGSCNPGA from the coding sequence ATGTCCAAATCGAACTTCACGCGTCGTGGCTTGCTCAAGACGTCCGCAATGGCTGGCGGCGCACTGGCGATGCCTACCATCTATGACGGCTCTGTCTGGGCCGACGCTCACTCCGGTTATCTGAACGCGCCAACCGGCTCCACCGTAACTCTGGGCTTCAACGTGCCACAGTCCGGCCCTTACGCCGACGAAGGCGCAGACGAGCTGCGCGCATATGAGCTGGCAGTCGAGCACCTGAACGGTGGCGGCGACGGCGGCATGATGAACACTTTCTCGTCCAAAGCCCTGAAAGGCAACGGCATCTTGGGCAAGAAAGTCGAATTCGTCACGGGCGACACGCAAACGAAATCTGACGCAGCCCGCGCATCGGCAAAGTCGATGATCGAAAAAGACGGCGCAATCATGATCACTGGCGGCTCAAGCTCCGGTGTGGCTGTTGCTGTTCAAGGTCTGTGCCAAGAAGCTGGCGTGATCTTCATGGCGGGTCTGACCCACTCCAACGACACAACCGGTAAAGACAAGAAAGCCAACGGCTTCCGTCACTTCTTTAACGGCTACATGTCTGCTGCAGCTTTGGCACCAGTGCTGAAAGCCCGCTACGGCACCGACCGTACCGCCTACCACCTGACAGCCGACTACACATGGGGCTGGACCCAGCAAGAATCCATCCAAGCTGCGACTGAAGCTATGGGCTGGAAGACTGCGAACAACGTCCTGACACCGCTGGCAACAACCGACTTCTCATCCTACGTTGCTCCGGTTCTGAACTCCGGCGCCGACGTTCTGGTTCTGAACCACTACGGCGGGAACATGGTGAACTCGCTGACATCTGCAGTTCAGTTCGGCCTGCGTGAAAAGCAAGTAAACGGCAAGAACTTCGAAATCGTTGTTCCGCTCTACTCCCGCCTGATGGCGAAAGGTGCTGGCGAAAACGTTAAGGGCATCTTCGGTTCCACCAACTGGCACTGGTCGCTGACCGACGAAGGCTCCAAAGCATTCGTTAAATCCTTCGGCGAAAAGTATGGCTTCCCACCGTCGCAGGCGGCGCACACATGCTACGTGCAAACTATGCTCTATGCGGATGCGGCCGAGCGTGCTGGCACGTTCAACCCATGTGGCATCGTAGAAGCTCTCGAAGGCTTCAAGTTCGATGGTCTGGGCAACGGCGCAACCGAATACCGTGCCGAAGACCACCAGTGCTTCAAAGACGTTCTGGTCGTGAAGGGTAAAGACAACCCGACTTCCGAGTTCGACCTTCTGGAAATCGTGGAAATCACCCCACGTGCACAGGTTGAGTACGCGGTTGATCACCCAATGTTCGCCGGTGGCGATCTGGGGTCTTGCAACCCAGGCGCATAA
- a CDS encoding branched-chain amino acid ABC transporter permease: protein MDVIILQLLNGLDKGSAYALIALGLTLIFGTLGVVNFAHGALFMLGAFCAVTLQRILSLSFETIDPTKTDFLGNPAKIKTPYIESWFGPELGSSIIDWSVPLAILFAIPIMIGVGYIMERGLIKHFYKRPHADQILVTFGLAIVIQEVIKQFYGANPIPTPAPDAFKGSFDFGSLLGFDPNVVIYPYWRLVYFFFAALIIAAVFGFLQFTTFGMVVRAGMADRETVGLLGINIDRRFTIMFGIAAAVAGLAGVMYAPINSPNYHMGMDFLVLSFVVVVVGGMGSLPGAVLAGFLLGILESFSSMNEIKQILPGIDQIIIYLVAIIILLVRPRGLMGRKGVMED, encoded by the coding sequence ATGGACGTAATCATTCTTCAACTTTTGAACGGCTTGGACAAAGGCTCCGCTTACGCGTTGATCGCCTTGGGTCTGACCTTGATTTTCGGCACGCTTGGCGTGGTGAACTTTGCCCACGGGGCCTTGTTCATGCTGGGTGCCTTTTGTGCGGTGACTCTTCAACGCATCCTTTCATTGTCTTTCGAGACGATTGACCCCACCAAGACCGACTTCCTTGGCAATCCTGCAAAGATCAAAACGCCTTATATAGAAAGCTGGTTCGGACCGGAGCTGGGCAGCTCGATCATCGACTGGTCTGTGCCGCTCGCCATTCTGTTCGCCATCCCGATCATGATCGGTGTCGGCTACATTATGGAACGCGGCCTGATCAAGCACTTCTACAAGCGTCCACACGCGGACCAGATCCTTGTGACCTTTGGCCTCGCCATCGTGATCCAAGAGGTCATCAAGCAATTCTACGGTGCGAACCCGATCCCGACCCCTGCCCCTGACGCGTTCAAAGGCTCGTTCGATTTCGGCTCGCTGCTGGGATTTGACCCGAATGTGGTCATCTACCCCTACTGGCGCTTGGTTTACTTCTTCTTCGCCGCGCTGATTATCGCCGCCGTCTTCGGCTTCCTGCAATTCACCACCTTCGGCATGGTTGTCCGCGCCGGCATGGCGGACCGCGAAACCGTGGGGCTGCTGGGCATCAACATCGACCGCCGCTTTACCATCATGTTCGGGATAGCGGCCGCGGTGGCAGGACTAGCGGGGGTCATGTATGCGCCGATTAACTCGCCCAATTACCATATGGGTATGGACTTCCTTGTCCTGAGCTTCGTGGTGGTTGTGGTCGGCGGCATGGGCTCGTTGCCCGGCGCCGTTCTCGCAGGCTTCTTGCTGGGCATTCTCGAGAGCTTCTCTTCGATGAATGAAATCAAGCAAATCCTGCCGGGCATCGACCAAATCATCATCTATCTCGTTGCAATCATCATTCTGCTAGTTCGTCCTCGTGGCCTTATGGGTCGCAAGGGTGTGATGGAGGACTAA
- a CDS encoding branched-chain amino acid ABC transporter permease: MLGLEKKDTSLLIIVAILTMCAPFILNPFPEGSAMAQFNAGYPDLMQRFVIFGIFAIGFNILFGLTGYLSFGHAAFLGIGSYSAVWMFKLLGYNILPGIVLSVITSGLFALLIGYISLRRSGIYFSILTLAFAQMSFALAYSVLTPLTNGETGLQVYNSDPQYFHSDALPNIPHLFGQEMQSTFKLSLGGWSFDFNFGYYICAVIMLVMFYIAIRIFRSPFGLMLKAIKTNQTRLNYTGLNPRPYTLAAFVISGMYAGLAGGLMASMDPLAGAERMQWTASGEVVLMTILGGAGTLIGPVLGAGFIKYFENIFSKINDTVLHQWFAFLPDGIEDFLIAVIHPFVGKGWHLTLGLLFMAIVIFLPGGLVEGGQKIISKFRGKKAKDDAPAAPDSTPAE, from the coding sequence ATGCTAGGTCTCGAAAAGAAAGACACCTCCCTGCTCATCATCGTTGCAATTCTGACGATGTGTGCCCCCTTCATCCTGAACCCCTTCCCTGAAGGGTCGGCGATGGCGCAGTTCAACGCGGGTTACCCCGACTTGATGCAACGCTTTGTGATCTTTGGCATCTTTGCCATCGGGTTCAACATCCTGTTCGGTCTGACCGGCTACCTGTCCTTTGGCCACGCGGCCTTCCTCGGGATAGGCTCCTACTCTGCCGTTTGGATGTTCAAGCTCTTGGGCTACAACATCCTGCCAGGCATCGTTTTGTCGGTGATCACCTCGGGCTTGTTTGCCCTGCTGATCGGCTACATCTCTCTGCGGCGCTCGGGCATCTACTTCTCGATCCTGACCTTGGCTTTTGCGCAGATGTCCTTCGCGCTGGCCTATTCGGTGCTGACGCCGCTGACCAATGGCGAAACCGGATTGCAGGTCTACAACTCCGACCCGCAGTATTTCCACTCCGACGCGTTGCCAAACATCCCGCATCTGTTCGGTCAGGAAATGCAGTCCACATTCAAATTGTCGCTGGGCGGATGGAGCTTTGACTTCAACTTCGGCTACTACATCTGTGCGGTGATCATGCTTGTGATGTTCTACATTGCGATCCGCATTTTCCGCTCCCCGTTCGGGCTGATGCTGAAGGCGATCAAAACCAACCAGACGCGCCTGAACTACACCGGCCTGAACCCTCGCCCCTACACATTGGCAGCGTTCGTAATCTCCGGCATGTATGCTGGCCTTGCTGGCGGTCTGATGGCCTCCATGGACCCGCTGGCAGGTGCAGAGCGTATGCAGTGGACCGCGTCCGGTGAAGTCGTTCTGATGACCATCCTCGGCGGTGCAGGCACACTGATCGGCCCGGTCTTGGGTGCGGGTTTCATCAAATATTTCGAGAACATCTTCTCGAAGATCAACGACACCGTCCTGCACCAGTGGTTCGCGTTCCTGCCAGACGGCATTGAGGACTTCCTGATTGCGGTCATCCACCCCTTCGTGGGCAAAGGCTGGCACCTGACGCTTGGTCTGCTGTTCATGGCCATCGTGATCTTCCTGCCCGGTGGGCTCGTCGAAGGTGGTCAGAAAATCATCAGCAAGTTCCGCGGCAAGAAGGCAAAAGACGACGCCCCTGCTGCACCTGACTCAACCCCTGCTGAATAA
- a CDS encoding ABC transporter ATP-binding protein, whose translation MGILEIKNVGKRFGGLQALSDVNLSVAENTVHAIIGPNGAGKSTLLNCLVGKLIPDTGSVTFQGQSLLGRKPHEINQMGVSRVFQTPEIFAELTVFENVMIPCFAARDGSFQLNALTAIRGQNDIKEMAEAILEDVSMLDKRNMTASSLSRGDKRRLEMAMCLVQEPKLLLLDEPTAGMARADTNNTIDLLKEIKEKRDITMAIIEHDMHVVFSLAERITVLAQGTPLVEETPENIKGHPKVREAYLGEAQV comes from the coding sequence ATGGGAATCCTAGAGATCAAAAATGTCGGCAAACGCTTTGGCGGGTTGCAGGCGCTGTCCGATGTGAACCTGAGCGTGGCAGAAAACACTGTCCACGCCATCATCGGCCCCAACGGGGCTGGCAAGTCCACCCTGCTGAACTGCCTTGTGGGCAAGCTGATCCCCGACACCGGTTCTGTCACCTTTCAGGGACAGTCTCTGCTCGGGCGCAAGCCTCATGAGATCAACCAAATGGGCGTTTCGAGGGTGTTCCAAACGCCCGAGATCTTCGCCGAATTGACAGTGTTCGAAAACGTGATGATCCCCTGCTTTGCGGCACGGGACGGCTCGTTCCAGCTCAACGCATTGACGGCGATCCGCGGGCAAAACGATATTAAAGAGATGGCCGAAGCCATCCTTGAAGACGTGAGCATGCTCGACAAACGCAACATGACGGCGTCAAGCTTGTCACGTGGCGACAAACGTCGCTTGGAAATGGCCATGTGCCTTGTCCAAGAGCCCAAACTGCTGCTGCTCGACGAGCCGACCGCTGGCATGGCACGCGCCGACACCAACAACACGATCGACCTGCTGAAAGAGATCAAAGAGAAGCGCGACATCACCATGGCCATCATCGAGCACGACATGCACGTTGTGTTCTCGCTGGCCGAGCGCATCACAGTGTTGGCCCAAGGCACGCCACTGGTTGAAGAAACGCCTGAAAACATCAAAGGCCATCCCAAGGTGCGCGAAGCGTATCTGGGTGAAGCCCAAGTCTGA
- a CDS encoding ABC transporter ATP-binding protein, which produces MNVKPDFNKNANNAATAPAFLSVWDIEAYYGESYIVQGVSFNVHEGEILALLGRNGAGKTSTLRTLARLGDPQLKHGEIWLDHQPLHNMASHEASAAGIALVPEDRRIIPGLTVEENLQLAQIAPPIGWSIERVYELFPRLGERRKQEGVTLSGGEQQMLSIARALCRDIKVLLLDEPYEGLAPVIVQEIAKTLQIIRDQGITTIIVEQNAVAALKLADRAVILDTGSVVFDGSAEEVLENDALRAEYLAI; this is translated from the coding sequence ATGAATGTAAAACCCGACTTCAACAAGAATGCCAACAACGCGGCCACCGCCCCTGCCTTCCTGTCCGTCTGGGACATCGAGGCCTACTACGGCGAAAGCTATATCGTGCAAGGTGTCAGCTTCAACGTGCACGAGGGTGAAATCCTCGCCCTTCTGGGCCGCAACGGCGCTGGCAAAACCTCGACACTGCGCACATTGGCCCGCCTTGGCGACCCACAGCTCAAGCATGGCGAGATCTGGCTGGATCACCAACCGCTGCACAACATGGCGTCCCACGAAGCATCGGCTGCGGGCATCGCCCTGGTTCCGGAAGACCGCCGCATCATCCCCGGCCTGACCGTTGAAGAGAACCTGCAACTCGCACAAATCGCCCCGCCAATTGGCTGGTCAATCGAGCGCGTTTACGAACTGTTCCCACGTCTAGGTGAGCGTCGCAAGCAAGAGGGCGTCACGCTGTCTGGCGGGGAGCAGCAGATGCTTTCCATCGCACGCGCGCTGTGCCGCGACATTAAAGTGCTGCTGCTGGATGAGCCCTATGAAGGCCTTGCCCCAGTTATCGTGCAGGAAATTGCCAAAACGCTGCAGATCATCCGCGACCAAGGCATCACAACGATCATCGTTGAGCAAAACGCCGTAGCCGCGTTGAAGCTGGCCGACCGTGCGGTGATCTTGGATACGGGCTCTGTGGTCTTTGATGGCTCTGCCGAAGAAGTGCTGGAAAATGACGCGCTGCGGGCCGAATATCTGGCGATCTAG